A single region of the Sorghum bicolor cultivar BTx623 chromosome 9, Sorghum_bicolor_NCBIv3, whole genome shotgun sequence genome encodes:
- the LOC8071255 gene encoding serine/arginine repetitive matrix protein 3 has product MKPPAASPGRAEKPPPQLAAPGLARLLLSKSRRGARSRRAPPATSPMFVSRGAARTRAADGAAEPSSPKVTCIGQVRMRKAGKKPAPATASAADGRDKARGGYYCRCLKKAFLCGGLFAFDSRKRRHKAPPPPEAPVVERGRRSPWVFSSRDVAVAAAPKTAPDPRSGRRVEEQDEDEDEDEEMQVGVGVFGSIGRDQGEKMGIGAGCHGDEQDDDGDREAQLVSSATTTPPKNALLLMRCRSAPQNRTSPLTSRFPSTATAGLGPAPSPSPSRDALASVASPAARKPEKLSPSPSPSPRKPALSEEDGVATRQAGAAAAARELQELQLILGGEEKEEEEVEDDDGFDAYDEEEDETMRCSSARPLVLQRCKSEPATTAAAKMAAGTAADATAAGCFWAHGGSSGRRRHAPPAAPPAAVALTGH; this is encoded by the coding sequence ATGAAGCCGCCGGCGGCGAGTCCGGGCCGCGCGGagaagccgccgccgcagctAGCGGCGCCGGGTCTAGCGCGCCTGCTTCTGAGCAAGAGCCGGCGTGGCGCGCGGTCGCGGCGGGCGCCGCCGGCCACGTCGCCCATGTTCGTGTCGCGCGGCGCCGCGCGCACCCGCGCCGCCGATGGGGCCGCCGAGCCTTCGTCGCCCAAGGTCACCTGCATTGGCCAGGTGCGGATGCGCAAGGCCGGGAAGAAGCCTGCTCCTGCGACTGCGTCGGCGGCGGACGGGCGGGACAAGGCCAGGGGAGGCTACTACTGCCGCTGCCTCAAGAAGGCGTTCCTGTGCGGTGGGCTGTTCGCGTTCGACTCGAGGAAGCGGAGGCAcaaggcgccgccgccgccggaggctCCGGTGGTGGAGCGTGGGAGGCGGTCGCCGTGGGTGTTTAGCAGTAGGGATGTCGCTGTTGCTGCCGCGCCTAAGACGGCGCCGGATCCGAGGAGCGGGCGCCGGGTGGAGGAAcaggatgaggacgaggacgaggacgaggagatGCAggtgggcgtcggggtcttcggATCGATCGGCCGGGACCAAGGCGAGAAGATGGGGATCGGTGCTGGCTGCCACGGCGACGAGCAGGACGACGATGGCGACCGGGAGGCGCAGCTCGTGTCGTCGGCCACCACGACGCCGCCTAAGAACGCGCTCCTCctcatgcgctgccggtccgCGCCGCAGAACCGCACGTCGCCGCTCACCTCCCGGTTCCCCTCCACCGCCACCGCGGGGTTGGGAccggcgccgtcgccgtcgccgagcAGAGACGCTCTCGCCTCCGTGGCGTCTCCGGCCGCCCGGAAGCCGGAGAAGCTGTCTCCATCCCCTTCGCCTTCCCCGCGGAAGCCGGCGTTGTCGGAAGAGGACGGCGTGGCGACAAGGCAAgcaggagcggcggcggcggcgcgtgaGCTGCAGGAGCTGCAGCTGATCTTAGgcggagaagaaaaagaagaagaggaagtaGAAGACGACGACGGGTTCGATGCGtatgacgaggaggaggacgagacGATGCGGTGCTCATCGGCGCGGCCACTGGTGCTGCAGCGGTGCAAGTCGGAGCCGGCGACGACCGCGGCCGCGAAGATGGCGGCGGGGACCGCGGCGGACGCGACGGCCGCCGGGTGCTTCTGGGCCCACGGAGGGAGCAGCGGCCGGAGAAGGCACGCGCCGCCGgccgcgccgccggcggcggtggcTTTGACCGGTCACTGA